One window of Pirellulales bacterium genomic DNA carries:
- a CDS encoding redoxin family protein produces MRSALETKRLWIALKMLSLVAACLTLSLVGVAAAADEKVEAGAAPVSPARFLFALDLDGKTHNIGDGDGYRAVAVVFLATDCPVSREYVPTLNRLAASLSDKPMKFYGVISDDTITRAQAVKFQKDFDIKFPVLFDASGEISDVLAPTHVPEAFVLDAAASVVYRGRIDDLYGEPGKKRPQATTHDLADAINAVVKGDPVAAARTTPVGCPVERIPGKEAATPTFNRDIAPLLFAKCAECHRPGEVAPFSLLSHGDAAKRAGFLATVSRSRKMPPWTAEVGHGDFLATRQMTEQQIGLFEAWAKAGAPEGTADDLPQQPQFASGWRLGKPDLELIAPAPFTVPADGPDIFQHFIIPLNLDENKTVVGWEFHPGNASVVHHAILFLDTMGVGRKRDAETPEPGYQTSGSIGIPVAGIVGVWTPGMIPRFFPENIGLPIRKNADLVIQLHMHPSGKEETDQSKIALYFADKPVERNMAGAPLVIGSLMIDIPPGSQDHTISSSVTLPIDVTLISLLPHMHLVGKELKLTATLPDGGVKSLVWIKDWNFYWQNNYMYREPVRLPQGTRLDIVSRYDNSSGNPLNPSSPPRRVLFGNGSTDEMCFGIFQVLADRPSDEQKIGMALMQSAFKQWNESTIDAEGRKYILDEAGKLFGTDGKTLTGLLNAGRRNSPRKSEEKPSDKPADPQDKPSADGSK; encoded by the coding sequence ATGAGATCTGCCTTGGAGACGAAACGGCTCTGGATCGCGTTGAAGATGCTTTCCTTGGTCGCGGCCTGCTTGACCCTGTCGCTCGTCGGTGTTGCCGCCGCGGCGGATGAAAAAGTCGAGGCCGGGGCGGCCCCGGTTTCGCCGGCCCGGTTCTTGTTCGCGCTCGATTTGGACGGCAAGACTCATAACATCGGCGACGGCGACGGCTATCGGGCCGTGGCGGTCGTTTTCCTGGCCACGGATTGTCCTGTCTCGCGGGAATATGTGCCAACGTTGAACCGACTGGCTGCCTCGCTATCCGATAAACCCATGAAGTTTTACGGTGTCATCTCGGACGATACGATCACGCGAGCCCAGGCCGTGAAGTTCCAGAAGGACTTCGACATCAAGTTCCCGGTATTGTTCGACGCGTCAGGCGAGATTTCCGACGTGCTCGCGCCCACGCACGTGCCAGAGGCCTTTGTGCTGGACGCGGCCGCGTCGGTGGTCTATCGCGGGCGGATCGACGATCTGTACGGCGAACCGGGCAAGAAGCGACCGCAGGCAACGACGCATGACTTGGCTGATGCAATCAATGCGGTCGTCAAGGGCGATCCCGTCGCGGCGGCGCGAACGACTCCGGTCGGTTGTCCGGTGGAAAGGATTCCCGGCAAGGAAGCTGCCACGCCGACGTTTAATCGTGACATCGCCCCGCTGTTGTTCGCAAAATGCGCCGAATGTCATCGTCCGGGTGAAGTCGCGCCGTTCTCGTTGCTTTCGCACGGTGACGCCGCGAAGCGGGCCGGCTTTCTGGCAACCGTATCGCGCAGCCGCAAAATGCCGCCGTGGACGGCCGAGGTCGGTCACGGAGATTTTCTCGCCACCCGACAAATGACCGAGCAACAAATCGGGCTATTCGAGGCCTGGGCCAAGGCCGGAGCGCCCGAGGGCACGGCTGATGATCTGCCGCAGCAACCGCAATTCGCCTCGGGCTGGCGACTCGGCAAGCCGGACCTCGAATTGATCGCGCCGGCGCCGTTCACCGTGCCGGCCGATGGCCCAGATATCTTCCAGCACTTCATCATCCCACTGAACCTGGACGAAAACAAAACGGTCGTGGGTTGGGAGTTTCATCCAGGTAACGCCTCGGTCGTGCATCATGCGATCCTATTCCTCGACACGATGGGAGTGGGGCGCAAACGCGATGCCGAGACACCGGAGCCCGGCTATCAGACGTCAGGTTCGATTGGCATACCCGTGGCCGGCATCGTGGGAGTCTGGACCCCTGGTATGATTCCCCGTTTCTTTCCGGAAAACATCGGCCTGCCGATCCGTAAGAATGCGGACCTGGTGATTCAGCTACACATGCATCCCAGCGGCAAAGAGGAAACGGATCAATCGAAGATCGCGTTGTACTTCGCTGACAAGCCGGTCGAGCGCAACATGGCCGGGGCACCGCTTGTGATCGGGTCGCTGATGATCGACATTCCGCCCGGTTCGCAAGATCACACGATCTCATCCTCGGTGACATTGCCGATCGACGTAACATTGATTTCACTGCTGCCGCACATGCACCTGGTGGGCAAGGAACTGAAGCTGACTGCGACGCTGCCCGACGGCGGCGTAAAATCGCTGGTATGGATCAAGGATTGGAATTTCTATTGGCAGAACAACTACATGTATCGCGAGCCGGTTCGCCTGCCGCAGGGGACTCGCTTGGATATTGTCAGTCGATATGACAATTCGAGCGGTAATCCACTGAACCCCAGCAGCCCGCCGCGGCGCGTGCTGTTCGGCAATGGCAGTACCGACGAAATGTGTTTTGGCATTTTTCAGGTGTTGGCGGATCGTCCCAGCGACGAACAAAAGATCGGTATGGCCTTGATGCAAAGCGCCTTTAAACAATGGAACGAATCGACGATCGACGCCGAAGGGCGCAAGTACATCCTGGACGAGGCCGGCAAACTATTTGGCACTGACGGCAAGACATTAACCGGTCTGTTGAACGCCGGCCGCCGCAACAGTCCGCGTAAGTCGGAAGAAAAGCCCTCGGATAAACCGGCCGATCCACAAGACAAGCCGTCGGCTGATGGCAGCAAATAG
- a CDS encoding PfkB family carbohydrate kinase gives MIVAAGLSPAWQQILVFDEFVSGEVNRAREAYWCGSGKVLNAGLAISQLGADCCTLSPLGGAAREAIAAEFRSLGAPLRTIACREGTRVCTTILDQATSTTTELVENARPLSADEVAAYTAAFAEEAAQAKIVVLTGSLPAGVASSFYRELLDRTPGQAVLDVRGPELIAALTHRPLVVKPNREELGKTVGRELRGETDLVAAMRQLNDAGAQWVVVTAGKDAVLVTSIERAYRLIPPRVETVVNPIGCGDALAAGTAVAIERGADVIDAVRYGMAAAADRLRVVLPSRLDSTNVDQIARRIAAIEL, from the coding sequence GTGATTGTCGCCGCTGGTCTCTCGCCTGCCTGGCAGCAAATCCTTGTCTTCGACGAATTCGTCTCGGGCGAGGTCAATCGCGCGCGCGAAGCGTACTGGTGCGGCTCGGGCAAAGTATTAAATGCCGGACTCGCAATCTCGCAACTTGGCGCCGATTGTTGCACACTTTCGCCACTGGGGGGCGCGGCGCGCGAAGCCATCGCGGCAGAATTTCGATCCTTGGGCGCACCGCTCAGAACGATCGCCTGCCGTGAAGGGACGCGCGTCTGTACGACCATCCTGGATCAGGCGACAAGCACGACCACCGAGTTGGTTGAGAACGCGCGGCCGCTTTCGGCCGACGAGGTAGCTGCGTACACCGCGGCATTTGCCGAAGAGGCAGCCCAGGCAAAGATCGTCGTATTGACCGGTTCGCTGCCAGCGGGCGTGGCGAGCAGCTTTTATCGAGAGTTGCTTGACCGCACGCCGGGCCAGGCGGTTTTGGACGTGCGCGGGCCGGAATTAATTGCGGCGCTAACGCACCGGCCACTGGTAGTGAAACCAAATCGGGAGGAGCTTGGCAAAACGGTCGGTCGTGAATTGCGTGGCGAAACGGATCTGGTTGCCGCCATGCGACAGTTGAACGACGCCGGAGCTCAGTGGGTTGTCGTGACTGCCGGCAAAGACGCTGTACTGGTTACCTCGATCGAACGAGCCTATCGTCTGATTCCGCCGCGCGTGGAAACGGTCGTCAATCCGATCGGATGCGGCGACGCTTTGGCGGCTGGCACTGCGGTGGCCATCGAGCGCGGCGCCGACGTGATCGACGCTGTGCGATACGGAATGGCCGCGGCCGCCGATCGCTTGCGCGTCGTTTTGCCGTCGCGCCTCGATTCGACAAACGTCGATCAAATCGCGCGGCGCATTGCCGCGATCGAGCTTTAA
- a CDS encoding iron-containing alcohol dehydrogenase, producing the protein MAASSGNQLSAGYDFFAPSRIAFGWGRRREIGAISRSLGSRRAFVVAGSRTLAATGALDEISASLKAAGLESVRIDANSHEPEVTDVDRLVAFLREQHAGENDCIIAVGGGSAIDLAKAAGALVTNSAGESVVDYLEGVGRGLSITRPPLPLVAMPTTGGTGSEATKNAVISNYDPPFKKSLRSDLMVPRAVLVDPELSVSLSPSITAACGMDAITQCIESYISRRAKPMACALAADGLRRAVPAIVTAVNEPANRAAREAMSYAALLSGIALANSGLGMAHGVAAALGVIARTRHGLACAVMLPVTLATNRPHCEAALAALARHVWDESWTSDGAAADALVARIEALCRTVGVPRRLRDIDVQQEQIPALVQASHGNSLDGNPVAVGDEQLQSILEQMW; encoded by the coding sequence ATGGCTGCTTCCTCGGGTAATCAATTATCGGCAGGCTATGATTTTTTCGCTCCTTCCCGCATTGCCTTCGGCTGGGGGCGGCGGCGCGAAATCGGCGCAATCAGCCGATCGCTAGGCAGCCGTCGTGCCTTCGTCGTAGCCGGCTCGCGCACGCTGGCGGCGACCGGTGCCCTGGACGAGATTTCTGCCTCACTCAAGGCGGCCGGCCTCGAATCGGTGCGCATCGACGCCAACTCGCACGAACCTGAGGTCACCGATGTCGACCGGCTGGTTGCATTCTTACGCGAACAGCACGCCGGCGAAAACGATTGCATCATCGCGGTCGGGGGCGGCTCGGCGATCGATCTTGCCAAGGCCGCGGGCGCCCTGGTTACTAACAGCGCAGGCGAAAGCGTCGTCGATTATTTGGAAGGAGTAGGCCGAGGGCTTTCGATCACGCGCCCACCACTACCACTAGTGGCGATGCCGACAACCGGCGGTACCGGCAGCGAGGCGACAAAAAACGCCGTGATCTCGAATTACGACCCACCGTTCAAGAAAAGTCTGCGGTCAGACCTGATGGTTCCGCGGGCAGTGTTGGTTGATCCGGAACTCAGCGTCTCGCTTTCTCCGTCGATCACGGCCGCCTGTGGCATGGACGCGATCACGCAGTGCATCGAAAGCTATATCTCGCGCCGTGCGAAGCCGATGGCCTGCGCTCTGGCGGCCGACGGGCTGCGCCGCGCCGTACCCGCGATCGTCACGGCTGTCAACGAACCGGCGAATCGCGCAGCACGCGAAGCGATGTCATACGCGGCGTTGCTCTCGGGCATTGCGCTGGCAAACTCCGGCTTGGGCATGGCTCACGGCGTGGCGGCGGCCCTGGGCGTAATCGCGCGAACACGGCATGGCCTGGCGTGCGCCGTGATGCTGCCCGTGACATTGGCGACCAACCGTCCGCATTGCGAAGCGGCGCTGGCAGCGCTGGCTCGTCATGTTTGGGACGAGTCGTGGACCAGTGATGGCGCCGCGGCCGATGCTTTGGTCGCGCGCATCGAAGCACTTTGTCGTACCGTCGGCGTGCCGCGACGGCTGCGAGATATCGACGTACAGCAAGAGCAGATTCCGGCGCTCGTGCAGGCCTCGCACGGCAACAGCCTGGACGGCAACCCGGTGGCAGTCGGCGACGAGCAATTGCAATCAATCCTGGAGCAGATGTGGTGA
- a CDS encoding PVC-type heme-binding CxxCH protein encodes MHRLGDCYLHSVKILFVVNIVLSVAAADAADVATARAGGKLPTDSKGAPLNFDFETGDLRDWQAIGDAFKGQPVKDDLIHARRADMRSDHVGNYWVGTFEVGGDKPQGTLTSRAFRVTRPYASFLIGGGSSPTSRVEIVNDETKKIVYQISGDDTENLKPVVVDLTGLVGKDIYLRLVDESSSGWGHLNFDDFRLHDAKPDLPDRAGPQPLDVYAHAGLEAEAAAKAMTVPAGFQVRLFAGEPDVQQPIAQAIDDRGRLWVAEAYSYPMRVPAEKARDRILIFEDTDGDGHFDTRKVFADKLNLVSGFEIGFDGVWVGAAPELLFIPDADHDDRPDGPPQVLLDGWGYQDTHETLNTFTWGPDGWLYGCHGVFTFSNVGKPGTKKEDRTPINAGIWRYHPTKHIFEVFAEGTSNPWGIDFNDQGQAFITACVIPHLYHIIQGGRYERQAGQHYNKFTYDDIKTIAKHRHWIGATPHSGNNRSDAAGGGHAHAGAMIYLGATWPEQYRGQLVMNNIHGARLNVDQLTATGSGFAGDRSPDFLFANDSWSQIINLQYGPDGQMYMIDWYDRNQCHHGNTEGHDRSNGRVFKVSYGDARPAPVDVQRLSEGELVNLLLAPNDWFVRHARRVIQERGLKDADARQNLVEMALTHLEASRRVRALWALHAAGLLDEALILRALKNDAPYVRAWAVQFACEDRQPSAATVVAFQELAEHDPSPVVRLYLASAAGRLPVEARWELVGPLARHAEDAGDHNLPLLIWYAAEPLAAVDAKRALNLALDGGIPQLSSFMARRVAAQGTPEALALVVEAMSNRSDKKSHAALVNGLTEAVRGRRQVDMPKEWPEAFTRIKQSGDPATTAQAMALAVTFNDATAVESMRSTLANATAPVDQRQGALAALLKVRDPKLATSLQALLSEPGLRAAALRGLAQYDDAGTPAAILNVYSSLNSLEKRDALATLGSRLDYAQALLDGVAAKHIAAADLSADLIRQLHNLKNEKLDQKIAEVWGTVRDTAEDKQQAIAQYKKLISTRGPQRADTALGRAVFAKTCQQCHTLFGTGGKVGPELTGSNRANLDYVLSNVLDSSALVGKDYQTTVIATSDGRVLTGIVRGDDNDAVTLVTANETVIVPKGEIDERILSPKSMMPDDLWKPLSDHEVRSLVAYLASPEQIPALLTTENAQNFFNARDLTGWQGNTELWSVVDGELVGRTTGLPRNEFLRSDLTADDFRLSLDVKLVGNRGNSGVQFRSEALPEGEMRGYQADIGVGWWGKLYEENRRGLLWDKSGEQFVKPDDWNHYEIAAEGNHIHTWINGHSCVDLEDNSGVPRGIFALQLHSGDATEVRFKNLQLTPVTKSEANAVGR; translated from the coding sequence ATGCATCGACTGGGCGATTGCTATCTGCATTCAGTAAAAATTCTATTCGTTGTCAACATCGTATTGTCGGTCGCCGCAGCCGACGCGGCCGATGTCGCCACCGCACGAGCCGGCGGAAAACTGCCGACCGACAGTAAGGGAGCCCCGCTCAATTTCGATTTCGAAACGGGTGACCTGCGCGACTGGCAGGCGATCGGCGACGCCTTCAAAGGTCAACCTGTTAAGGACGATCTGATTCACGCCCGCCGCGCCGATATGCGCAGCGATCACGTCGGCAATTACTGGGTCGGCACGTTCGAAGTCGGTGGTGACAAGCCACAGGGAACGCTCACGTCGCGGGCATTCCGCGTCACGCGTCCTTATGCCAGTTTTTTGATAGGCGGTGGATCGAGTCCGACGTCGCGCGTGGAAATCGTGAACGATGAGACAAAGAAAATCGTTTACCAGATTTCCGGCGACGATACCGAGAATCTCAAACCTGTTGTCGTTGATCTGACGGGCCTTGTCGGCAAGGACATCTATCTTCGGCTGGTCGACGAAAGTTCGTCCGGTTGGGGGCATCTGAATTTCGATGACTTCCGCCTGCACGATGCCAAACCGGATTTGCCGGATCGCGCAGGACCACAACCGCTCGACGTCTACGCACATGCCGGCCTCGAAGCCGAGGCTGCCGCGAAGGCCATGACCGTGCCCGCCGGTTTTCAGGTGAGGCTTTTTGCTGGCGAGCCAGACGTGCAACAACCAATCGCGCAAGCCATTGATGATCGCGGACGGCTATGGGTGGCCGAGGCCTATTCGTATCCCATGCGCGTGCCGGCGGAAAAGGCGCGCGATCGCATCTTGATCTTCGAGGACACCGACGGCGACGGTCATTTCGACACGCGCAAGGTTTTCGCCGACAAGCTAAACCTGGTCAGCGGGTTCGAAATTGGCTTTGACGGTGTGTGGGTCGGCGCAGCGCCGGAACTACTGTTCATCCCCGATGCCGACCATGACGATCGGCCCGACGGTCCGCCGCAGGTACTGCTCGATGGCTGGGGCTATCAAGACACGCACGAGACGCTGAATACGTTCACCTGGGGGCCGGACGGCTGGCTATATGGCTGCCACGGTGTCTTCACCTTCTCGAACGTCGGCAAGCCAGGCACAAAGAAGGAAGATCGCACGCCGATCAATGCCGGCATCTGGCGCTATCATCCGACGAAACACATTTTCGAAGTGTTCGCCGAAGGAACGAGCAATCCTTGGGGTATCGACTTCAACGATCAGGGGCAAGCGTTTATCACGGCCTGCGTGATTCCGCACTTGTATCACATCATTCAGGGTGGCCGCTACGAACGTCAGGCCGGTCAGCACTACAACAAATTCACCTACGACGACATCAAGACGATCGCCAAGCATCGGCATTGGATCGGCGCCACACCTCATTCAGGGAACAACCGTTCAGACGCCGCCGGCGGCGGTCACGCGCACGCCGGCGCGATGATCTACCTAGGCGCCACCTGGCCCGAGCAATATCGCGGCCAGCTCGTGATGAACAATATTCACGGCGCACGCCTGAACGTCGATCAGCTCACCGCGACGGGATCCGGCTTCGCAGGTGATCGATCTCCCGATTTCTTGTTCGCCAACGATAGCTGGTCGCAAATCATCAACTTGCAATACGGCCCGGACGGCCAGATGTACATGATCGACTGGTACGACCGCAATCAATGTCATCACGGTAATACCGAAGGGCACGACCGCTCGAATGGCCGCGTGTTCAAGGTCAGTTACGGCGACGCCCGTCCCGCGCCAGTCGACGTCCAGAGGCTGAGCGAAGGAGAATTGGTCAATTTGTTGCTGGCCCCCAACGATTGGTTTGTGCGTCACGCGCGGCGCGTCATTCAAGAGCGTGGATTGAAGGACGCAGACGCCCGCCAGAATCTCGTCGAAATGGCGTTGACGCATCTCGAGGCGTCGCGGCGCGTGCGCGCGCTGTGGGCTCTACATGCCGCCGGGCTGCTCGACGAAGCCCTGATTTTGCGGGCCCTGAAGAACGACGCTCCTTACGTGCGTGCCTGGGCCGTGCAATTCGCTTGCGAAGATCGACAGCCCTCGGCCGCAACAGTCGTGGCGTTTCAGGAACTGGCCGAACATGATCCGTCGCCGGTCGTGCGTCTTTACCTGGCATCGGCCGCCGGACGGTTACCGGTTGAGGCGCGCTGGGAGCTAGTCGGACCACTTGCGCGCCATGCCGAAGACGCGGGCGACCACAACTTGCCGCTTCTGATCTGGTACGCGGCCGAACCGCTTGCCGCCGTGGACGCGAAACGGGCGTTGAATTTGGCGCTCGATGGCGGCATTCCGCAGCTTTCGTCGTTCATGGCGCGTCGCGTTGCAGCTCAGGGAACGCCCGAGGCGTTGGCGCTGGTCGTGGAAGCGATGTCGAACCGTAGCGATAAAAAATCGCACGCCGCTCTCGTGAATGGTTTGACCGAAGCTGTGCGAGGGCGCCGCCAGGTCGACATGCCCAAGGAGTGGCCCGAGGCCTTTACGCGCATCAAACAGTCCGGAGATCCGGCCACGACCGCTCAGGCGATGGCCTTGGCCGTGACTTTCAACGATGCCACGGCGGTAGAGAGCATGCGCTCAACCTTGGCAAACGCGACGGCCCCCGTCGATCAGCGGCAAGGCGCGCTAGCGGCCCTTCTGAAGGTGCGCGATCCGAAACTGGCGACTTCGTTGCAAGCCCTTCTAAGCGAACCAGGTCTGCGCGCCGCGGCTTTGCGCGGCCTGGCACAGTATGACGATGCCGGCACCCCCGCGGCTATTCTGAACGTTTATTCATCGTTGAATTCGCTCGAAAAGCGCGACGCCCTCGCTACGCTCGGCTCGAGGCTCGATTACGCTCAGGCTTTGCTCGACGGTGTGGCCGCGAAGCATATCGCAGCGGCCGACCTTTCCGCGGACCTTATTCGGCAACTTCATAATCTGAAAAATGAAAAGCTCGATCAAAAAATCGCGGAAGTGTGGGGCACCGTGCGTGACACGGCCGAAGACAAGCAGCAGGCAATCGCCCAGTACAAGAAGCTGATTTCCACTCGTGGGCCGCAACGAGCCGATACCGCGCTCGGACGCGCCGTGTTTGCCAAAACTTGCCAGCAGTGCCACACGCTGTTCGGCACGGGCGGCAAGGTGGGCCCCGAGTTGACCGGCTCGAACCGCGCGAACCTCGACTATGTATTGTCGAACGTCTTGGATTCCAGCGCCCTGGTGGGCAAGGATTATCAAACGACGGTCATCGCCACGAGCGACGGTCGCGTGCTAACCGGCATCGTACGCGGCGACGATAACGACGCGGTAACGCTGGTCACGGCTAATGAAACGGTCATCGTCCCCAAGGGGGAAATCGACGAGCGGATATTAAGTCCAAAATCGATGATGCCTGACGATCTGTGGAAGCCCCTTTCGGATCACGAAGTGCGCTCGCTCGTCGCATATTTAGCCAGCCCCGAGCAGATTCCCGCGCTGCTCACGACCGAGAACGCCCAGAACTTTTTTAACGCCCGCGATCTCACGGGCTGGCAAGGGAATACCGAACTGTGGAGCGTCGTTGACGGCGAGCTTGTCGGTCGGACAACCGGCCTGCCACGCAACGAATTTCTGCGCAGCGACCTCACAGCCGACGATTTCCGCCTGTCTTTGGACGTGAAGTTGGTCGGCAATCGTGGCAATAGCGGCGTTCAATTCCGCAGCGAAGCCTTGCCCGAAGGTGAGATGCGCGGCTATCAGGCCGATATCGGTGTCGGTTGGTGGGGCAAGCTGTACGAAGAAAATCGGCGCGGTTTGCTGTGGGATAAGTCGGGCGAGCAATTCGTAAAGCCCGACGATTGGAACCACTACGAGATCGCGGCCGAGGGGAACCATATTCACACCTGGATCAACGGCCATTCGTGCGTTGACCTGGAAGATAACTCGGGCGTGCCGCGCGGTATATTCGCTTTGCAACTGCACTCGGGGGACGCGACCGAAGTGCGATTCAAAAACCTGCAACTCACACCGGTCACAAAGAGCGAAGCGAACGCCGTCGGACGCTAA